Proteins found in one Lysinibacillus fusiformis genomic segment:
- a CDS encoding GTP pyrophosphokinase, which translates to MKTELEVNTLKSFQTELTRFFLAYKFALQEVETKINILQEEFKLIHEYNPIEHISTRVKSPKSILTKMMKKELPPSMEAVRENIRDIAGARITCSFVEDIYKVSAMLQAQHDIEVVAVKDYIANPKENGYQSLHLIIKIPIFMSDHMEKVYTEIQIRTIAMDFWASLEHKIYYKYNKEVPEHIRLELKEAALQAAELDRKMERLNKEINILKENEAEPSLLDSTPIAHLAKYLTDLPGSKIIDNALFKK; encoded by the coding sequence ATGAAAACTGAACTAGAAGTAAACACTTTAAAATCATTCCAAACTGAATTAACACGCTTCTTTTTAGCCTACAAATTTGCTCTCCAAGAAGTGGAAACGAAAATAAATATCTTACAAGAAGAATTTAAGCTGATACATGAATATAATCCAATTGAGCATATTTCTACACGTGTCAAATCACCGAAAAGTATTTTAACAAAGATGATGAAAAAAGAGCTTCCTCCATCAATGGAGGCTGTTCGTGAAAATATTCGTGATATAGCAGGTGCTCGCATCACCTGTTCCTTCGTGGAGGATATTTACAAGGTAAGCGCCATGTTACAAGCACAGCATGACATAGAAGTTGTTGCGGTGAAAGATTATATAGCCAATCCAAAAGAAAATGGCTACCAAAGCTTACATCTCATCATTAAAATCCCTATCTTTATGTCAGACCATATGGAAAAGGTCTATACAGAGATCCAAATTCGTACAATTGCAATGGATTTCTGGGCAAGCTTAGAGCACAAAATTTATTATAAGTATAACAAAGAAGTACCCGAGCATATTCGACTTGAATTAAAGGAAGCCGCTCTACAAGCAGCTGAGTTAGATCGAAAAATGGAGCGACTGAATAAAGAAATCAATATTTTAAAGGAAAATGAAGCAGAGCCTTCATTGCTAGACAGTACCCCGATCGCCCATCTAGCTAAATACTTAACGGATCTTCCTGGCAGTAAGATAATCGATAATGCTCTATTCAAAAAATAA